tgtgtcccaaaagtcttggtgcaATTATAAAAACAAGTGCTTAAAAATGCACAAAGACTTTTGAGACATCCTTTATTAGCTCATTTGAGCTGTACAACAACCTTGTAAGGAAATTACTACAATTATTtgtctcatttacagatgaggaaactgaggctcgcaGAAGTTACATGACTTGTGCACAGTTAGAAGtttctgagtcaggatttgaatccaggcgtTTATGACTCCAACTGTTTCTAAATTTGGCAACCTTAAAAATCCATCCTAGAACCAAGTCCCCAAATCCATGGAAAAGTCTCTTACTTATAGTTGCCTTAGGCGGAAGGGTGTGTGTTGAGTATGCaaaacaaatattcttttttccaatttacaaataggTAAACTGAGACAGAGAATGCTGAGGCATTGCTATAAGTCAACTGGAAGCTCTGAATAGGATCTCTGTTTCCAACTTTAGCGCCCTAGTTAGTGGGTTCCTGATTTGCTTATTCAAATTAGTCCCTTTTCTCTTgggcagaaaaatcatttttaagtcAAATTGTTAGCCAGAGAGCTATTGCAGGGGGATGGAAAATAGAGGTTGCTATCCTTCCCTTATTGTCAGGAATAGCAGAGTTCAATGTCAACTCTCAGAAGCCTATGACCTAGTTGTTTAAATTTTGGCTTAGCACAGAGAGACACATCACTCTTGGACAAAGACAGACCTTAAGCCCAGAAATAGCCTGATTCTTATTTTTAACACTCCGTCTAGCCAGACAAAAGCTGATTCCTGGTTTTTCCCAAAGAACATTCCTCAAATGAAggatttaaatggaaattttgaacTCCCAAGTAAGGGAGATCCTCCCTTGTTCCCAGAAATGGGACATCCCTCTGCTTCCATAGTTTTACCCCAATAAAGTTGACTTGGTCAAGAGCCACGCTTATGGATCCATGGTGAATTTCCAGTGAAGGCACAGAGGGATTAACATTTtcacagaaattttattttaatccatACTTCATTTCACCCCAATTGGAAACGCTCCTTGGGGATTATGATGAACATTAGGGCAAAAAGGAGGCCTTCCCTTTAGATTGAATTCCAAATAGCCCACTGTGTACTTTGGCACTATATAGAGGAGGGGTTGACTATTGCTACAAGTAAATCTCTATCCATTGTTCTAGGGACTTCTTTCTGGAGACTTGCACACACAGAGcattagaagaaaaaactgaaatgatAAAGTAAAAGAGTAAGTTATAAGAATAGAGCATTTTATAAAGGACAACCTGAAACCAGTTTGAGATTGTGTATAAGAACAGTGATGAACCCAAACTAACATCTAGGAGTCACGTGCATTCCCCCAAACTTCCTATCTACAGGCACTGCTTAGAGTGTAAAAAATCAGCTGATGAGGCTCTGGACTCCCATTCTGCAACTAGATTAGAGCAGAGATTTTGTCACCACTCAAAAAGGAGCACAGAAAAATTGTAGCATTCTGTGGGTTTAATGTAGTGATAGGCATTGGGGAGAATGTCACACATCCAGACACCATTCTATATTGTGGGGAGGAGGTAGGATGGAAGAGGGAACAAAGAATAGGGCTGGAATAGATGGTAAAGATGTCTCAGATAAGGGGAAATGTGATCCCTTTGAAAGGAGGACCACTTATTATCGATGGGGATGGGGGTGATGCTGCCACATCCACGTTCCCACTTTTTACCTCTCTTGGCTTTAGCCATTTGGTTtccagagagagtgagagagcgtGAGCACCTTGGAGGCTGCTACTTCCTTAGTCCTCATCCCAGGTCATCAGAAAAGGATGAAATCAAGCTAATGCTCAGGCTCAGCATCCATACAAGACTCCCAGGGATTCTGGGGCATGCGGGGCAGGGATATAAGTAGGAGAGCAATGCCACAGATGAAGAGGAGGACGAAGGAGGTGCAGGCACAGGCGAAGGACCAGGAATAGTAGTATTCTATCCAGACGGTCTCCTCGCTGTCTATCATCCGCTTCACTGACTGCCGCATGACTTCCACAGAGACAATGATACAGAGACCTGGAAGGACAAGTGAGATGTCATGCAGAGCTTCCAGTCTGTTCCTCACCAACCTGGGGAATTTTGAGCTGGCAGGGACCTTGGAGGTTGTCTTccttttaaagatggggaaactgagtctcagagagggaAGATGAGTCACTCAGGATCATACATTAAACCAAGAGGAGGACTTAAACCTGCTTCTGATAACCAGCTAGCTGCCTCATTGGGGAATCTATCAACTCACATGGATTTCATAACCAACCAAGATTACCATATATGTCTGTCCCAACCTGGCTCccaaatttcaattttatattactGATTTCAAAATCTCAAAGTGGAGGTTATACAAGCATCTTAAACTCtatatgtttaaaacaaaactCCTAATCTTTTCCCCCAAACCCTCCCATATACTCAACCCATGATCACAACCTCAGTGGCTTATCTGCTTTCTTTTTTACAATAATTCTACTTATCTGATCTGTTAACAAGTCTTGCCCTCTctaccttcacaatatctcttaTATGTATACCTTTTCCCCACTCTCAGAGCTGCCCAGACCCTTATCACCTAAAGACTAAATTATGACAATAGCCTTCTTAATGGGTCTCCTTACTTCAAGTTTCTCCTTTCCTATACTCAGCTGCCAAATTGATCTTCATGAAGTTCAAACCTggcatgtcttcctgactctttccACTGTAGCATTTAGCTGTCTGCCTGGTATAaagtcagtacttaataaatgcatgttgactgATAGATTATTTGTTACTCCTGagtagtgatatatatatatatatatatatatatatatatatatatatatctatatatatatacatataagaatcCAAGTCGAACAAGGTTCTCCCTATCCTGATTTTCTCTCTGCACTAAAATAATAGGATCGTAGTTTTGGAGCTGGGGGAACCTTAAAAGGCATTTAGTTTAAATCCTCTTTTTACTGAGAAAAATGAGGCCCATAGCTGATTTTAGAATTTCTGTCATCCCCACTATTCCACTTAAATTTAAGACACTGGACAGAGATTTCCAGGGGATAAGGCaaggtctctgtctctgtaccCCACCCTACCCTGCCCTGAGCCCTACCCAAACATCCTACCTGAAAAAGCATAGAACAGAGCTGCTGGCTTCAGAAGGTAATCCCTCTTTTTCCTGAAGGACAGAAGGATGAAAATGGTACCCATGATAGTGAAACCGATGCTGAAGATGGAGATGGCTGCTGCAGAGATGCTGTATTCTACCAAGATATCAATAAGGGCAGAGAATAGTCAGCTTGTTCTTTTTCAGTGCTATC
The Sminthopsis crassicaudata isolate SCR6 chromosome 4, ASM4859323v1, whole genome shotgun sequence genome window above contains:
- the CACNG1 gene encoding voltage-dependent calcium channel gamma-1 subunit, with translation MTEVKALKVRLILCFILVGVCLLMAAVVTDYWAVLSPKVEHYNATCEVAHFGLWRLCTKRIYMSNTNDKSCGPINLPGEKTCSYFRHFNPGESSEIFEVTTQKEYSISAAAISIFSIGFTIMGTIFILLSFRKKRDYLLKPAALFYAFSGLCIIVSVEVMRQSVKRMIDSEETVWIEYYYSWSFACACTSFVLLFICGIALLLISLPRMPQNPWESCMDAEPEH